In Desulfurococcaceae archaeon MEX13E-LK6-19, the genomic window CGAACCTCATCTTCATATTCCATGGTATATGCTCTGTTGATACAAGGGCTTTGATTCTGATATTGTCGCCACTATGTGTAGCTGGAATGAATATTGCGGCGAACGGTAGTTCTTGGTCGGCGTACTCACTATATACTTTAAGCCATGCCACAGGATAGTTCTCTCTTACACCAAAACTTATCATTCCAGCCATGCTCCTAGCATACATTATGCCGCCGGCGACTCTTGCGAAGAAGTAGAGTCTAGGGCTCCAGTATTCACGTCCGCTAGAATCAACAACATGTATCTCCATATAATGGGGTCCATTGCCAAGAGCCTCTACATCAATATAACCTACATACAAGCCACCATAACTATTTGCCTCTACAGCAGACATGTACGCTGCTGGCTCGCTGTCAATCCATAGTTCCACCTTAGTGATAGTGTCTTCACTGAATGCTAGTGCATGAACTTCGACTACACCACTGAGAACACTGCCTTGCTCGATATTGGTTATGAAGCCTATTGGCCACTGGCCAACAGTCGCGACCAGTGTTGAGACGATGTCGTTGTCTACAGCAACTAGTCTATACGCATATCCTATCCCGGTGTAATACCTGCTTGGATTCCAGTCGGCTTGCCATGGGCCAGGTAGTGTTAATGGTGCTGTTCCGATCCAGTACTTGCCGTAGTGTCTAGTTACATAGTTCTCGTGAACATGTCCATATAATATTCCTCTGACTTTACTATAACTACTGATCACACGTAAGAGTCTCCATGGATCACCCTTGGTTATCGTGTTGTATGGTGTAGCCTTGTAGTCCCAACCACCTAGGTCAACAACTTCGTTGCTATTCGGAGCCGGCGGGTGATGCATGAAAACCCATACTTCTCTGCAGGAAGGATCGTTTTCTGCCTCACCAAGCCATGTCTCCAGAAGATCAAGTATCTTGTCCTCGATATTTCCGCTCGACGTAGTCGGGTCGGATGTGTTTATTGCTATGAACCTAATGTACTCATAGTCGTTTATCCATAGATCCCACTTGTATGTTGGGCTACCAAAATACTCATACCATTTATCCCATCCACTAGCACTAGAATCCTTGTACGAGTATACATCATGGTTCCCAGCAGTATCAAGCCGTAGTAGGTCAGGCCAGAAATCCATGACACTACGGTACACAGGATACCATTCATCAGCGTACACAGGGTCATCAACTATATCGCCAGTGTCAATCAGCACGATTGGTTTGAAACCGCTAGCCAGGAAAACGTTTCTTACATCGTCAGCGAACTCATACATTTTGGATACATTAGCAGAACCACTACCTAAATGGAGGTCTGTTATATGGATGAGATAATAGATATTATCGCTTACAGCATCAGCTTTTATAGGATTGTTTAGTAGCGGCAAAGGAACTGTTATGAAAGTGAAGAGTACCAGAATTAATAATGTGTTAAAGAACTTAATAGAACGCAATATACCACCATTTACTATATATTTAATTGTAGTAGTATTTATACGAATATAAAATGAGATAATTATAAACCACTCAATTAAATAGCATTAGAGCAAGAAGATTTTGTTGAAAGAGGAAACAATAGAGGGAAAAATTATCTACAATACCGTAATTTGGTGCCTTTCCTTGAGCATATTGATTTAAGTCTATTCTCCTTACAACACCAGCTTAATCTATTGTATTTATCCATGGTATTGCTATAAATTATGCAAAAATCAAAAGAACATAGTCAGGCAGAATAGTATATACTGTACACTGTAACTACAGTAGGGTGGACGCGTTAAATGCTTGTTAGAGCATCTATTGGCACATTGGCTTTACTTGGTTTTTATAGTACTAGATTAGATGAAAGACCATTTACAGCCTACTTGCTCCAGTACTCTAGGGATGGTTGTCTTGCCGGTTGTATATTTTGTCCTCAAAGCCGATCTAATCTTCAGGTAGACAAGGAGCTCTTGTCTAGGATTCCTTGGCCTGTTGTTGAGCTCGAGGAAATTGTTGAAAAACTTAGGGAGTCCAGGGTTTTCTCGAGGGTTTGTGTTGAGAGTGTCTTAAAGAAGAAATTTATTGACGAGATGCTGGAGATCGCGAATTATATAGTGTCTAGCGGTATTGATGTACCGTTAAGTATTGCTGTGACTCCTGTCCATAGAAAATATCTCGTTGAGCTCGAGAAAACCGGTGTCGACAGGCTTGGCATCGGTCTTGATGCCGCTACCCCAAGTGTTTTCGTTGCAGTAAGGAAACCGTATACCTGGAGAACATACATGGAGTTCATAGAGAGTGCACTAGATGTTTTTGGCGAGCATAGAGTTGAGGTTCACTTGATCAGGGGTCTTGGTGAGACCGAGCGCGAGTTCGTTGAGACCATGGCTATGCTCATGGAGATGGGTGTTGATATAGCATTGTTTGCATTAACCCCCGTGAAGGGCACTCTCGTGGAGAAGTATAGGCAGCCAAGCATAGAGTCCTATAGGAGAATACAGCTTATACGCTACCTATTGTCTCGTGGGATGAAGCTGGAGGATATAGTGTTCTTCGCGGGGGACAAGGCTTGCCTCAAGAAACATGTTGTTGAGGAGGTACTCAGTAATTTCGACGAGTACGCTGGAGCCTTCCTTACATCTGGTTGCCCTGGATGCAATAGACCATTCTACAATGAGAGGACTAGAGGGCCATTCTACAACATGCCCTCCCATAGATTCATGCGTAAACACTATGAATTACTGTACAAGGAGGTAGAGAAAGCTCTAATGGAGTGTAGCCAAAGTGGCTAAACCACAAGCCTTCATCCCGGGGAGAAAATTCCCCGACATAAGTATAACCGGGAGAGCTTGTGCTCTCGGTTGCGACTATTGTAGAGGACACTACCTCCATGGCATGGAGTATGCTACCAGCCCGAAAGAACTCTACGACACGATAAGATACCTTGTCAAGAAGGGTGCACGTGGAGTACTCGTATCAGGAGGATTCACTCGGGAAGGCAGACTACCAATAGAGCCATTTATTCCAGTACTGAAGCAAGCTAAGAAGGATTTCGACCTAGTCATAAGTGTTCACACGGGTGTTATCGATAAAGAACTTGCGTCTAGGCTTCGTGAAGCAGGCGTCGATATAGTAGACTACGAGCTCGTACTAGACCCCATTGTCGTCAAGAAGGTGAAGCACTTGGATAAATCACCCGAAGACTATATCAGAGGGTACGATACGCTTGTTAAACATGGTCCACCATACATAGCACCCCATGTACCCATAGGATTCAACTACGGTAGAATACTCTATGAGAAACAAGTAATCGATATTCTGAGAGACTACAAGCCATATATTGCAATATTCCTCGTATTCATACCAACAAAAGGCACCCCAATGGAGAACGTTAAGCCGCCTGAGGTAAACGATATCCTCGACATAATCAAGTACTCTAGGAGGGTTCTTGGAGAAAAAACGATTCTATCAATGGGATGTATGAGGCCATGGAGTATGAAGTTCTTGCTTGATAAGATGTTGGTTGAACAAGAGCTTGTAGACAGAATAGTCAATCCTCCAGTAAAAATAATTGAAATGTATAACCTGGAGAAAATAGAGGCTTGTTGTTCTGTACCAAAAGAGCTGCTTTATAAATTCCTGTAAGCCATCTGGTTTGGGCGAGGTTTAATAGTGTGTAACCTGGCTAGATTGGTTCACGGGACGTGTTCTTGGGTACACGCGATCCTAGAGAGGTTCTCCGTTTACTGGAGGAGCTGAGGCGTAGGGATCCCAGTTATGTTGATGGAGAAGTCCTTGGCTCAATGACTACTGAGCCACTTTGGTATAGTGTCGAGGCATTCAAGATCTTTATCAACACTAACTTAAACGATCCCGCGTTGTTCAAGGAGACTTATAGGCTTGAAAGAGATGTCGTGGCAAGGATATCAAGTTTATTCCATGGCAATGGCCATGGTGTTGTTACCTATGGTGGCACCGAGTCCAATATAACAGCACTCTATATTCTCAGGGAGCTCCGTAAAGGAGACATTGTTGTTGCTCCAAAGTCTGCTCACATAAGTATCAAGAAGGCTTGCAAGCTACTAGGATTGACGCTCATAACAACGAGACTCAAGGAAGACTATACCCCTGATCTAGAGGAGATGTGTAGGGTTATACGCTGGTATAAAGACCGTATTGTAGCGGTTGTTTTCACGGCGGGGACAACTGATCTAGGGATCGTGGAGCCTGTCGACAAGCTGGTGGAGATGTGTGGTGACACAGGAGTACCGATACATGTTGATGCAGCATATGGTGGACTACTAGCTATCTTCCTACAGAAACACCGATCCGGCATACCATTGTTTGACTTCAGGCTAGAGAATGTTTACACCATAACTGTTGATACACACAAGATAGTCTCCCCGATACCCGGCAGCCTACTGCTTGTCAAGAACAAGGAGCTCGAGGAACTAGCTTCTTTCGAAGCACCATACATGCCGGAGAGGAAACAAAGAACACTACTTGGCACGAGAACGGGCGGCGTAGTAGCAGCAATATGGTCTATACTAGAAGTCGAGGGATTCGAGGGACTGGAGAAACTAGCCCTAGACCTCATGGAGCGAGCAGAGTATCTTGTAGACAAACTAGGCGAGCACGGCTTCAAAGTAGTCAGGAAACCAATGCTACCACTGGTAGCAATACGAGTGCCAGACAGGGATCGTGTAGTCGAGGGGCTGTGGAGAAATAGACTCTATGTATACCCATCAACAATACCAGACGTGATACGAGTAGTCATAGGAAGACACATAACCAGAGAACACATAAACAGGTTCGTCGATACATTGGTTAGAATAGTCAAGAAGTGAAAATAGGTTTTCTCCATTGTCTTTGAATCAATAGAAACCGGCCGGTTTCCAATGGCTTTGCTACTTCTTCCCCGAGACTATGCTGTAGATTATTGAGGTTAATTCTTTTGTGTCAATGAGGTTTTCTGGAGGCCTCTTGCCCTTGTATTCTCTTGGTAGTGGGTTGCTGCAGTACATTGCTTCGCTTAGTTCTCCACGTATAATGGCTGGTGGTAGTATGGCTGCTGCCCGTACTTCTCCCTTCTTGATGTCCTGTATGTTGGTTATGATTGTGTAGAGGAATAGTCCCTCAGCCTTTGTTATATAGAGTTTATCGGCGTTAGGGTGCTTGTGAACACTAGTTACCTCTACACCTTCTATGTCGACAGCGTACCATGGCTTGTTTTCTTCGCCGAGAGAAAGACGGTACTGGAGCCCATAGAGTATCCTCAGCACATACCTTACCTCAGCGACGACAAACGGGTCCGGCTTGAATTTCTGGAGCAAATCCTTTTGCAGTAGTTGCGAAGCAAGCTTCTTAGACAACTCTTTAAGCTGAGTAAGCTCTGGAGACTTAACGATGTCGGGCCACGGTAGGAAACTGTATTTCAGCCTCAACAGCAACGTCTTGGCTTCCTTGACGAGATTACTTACTGCACCCCAGTTCAATGGGAGGCTGAGCTTGTGGAGCTTAACAATCTCCTCAAGAGTACTGACAGCCTTCTCGGCAACAAGTATCCTGTAATCCCTGCTCGTATCCATAGTTGGCACCAAGCAATAGTATTGGTGGAAGGTATAAGTAGGTAACCGGTTTTACTCTATGTATGTAGCATGATAACATAGTTTAACAGCCATTGACAGATCGTCTTAACTAGAATTATGCAATGTTTTCAATGAATCAGCGGAGGTCGTATATCTCCAGTGGTATCACGAAAGACAAGAGGACTTGCAGCACTACTGGTGACTACAATACTATGGGGTTCTTCCTTTCCAGCAATAAAGATCATTATGTACTCAGTCCATGAATATACGTACACTTGGCTACGTAGCCTTGTAGCATTAACTGGATTATTCCCCTATGTGTTGTATCGTCTGTCTTCCCAAAGTAGAATAAGTGCTCGCGTTGTTAAGGGAGGGTTGCTTGCCGGTATAGCTTATGCTCTCGGGCTATGGCTTCAGGGATGGGGGACACGGTATACTACGGCTAGTAACTCTGCCTTCATAACTGGCTTGAATGTTGTCTTTGTCCACGTATACACGGCGGTTATATTGAGGAAGTATAGTGTCCGGCAAGGTATTGCATTACTGCTCGCTATAACGGGTCTCTACATGTTGACGAAGCCGAGCACGGGCTTCAATATAGGGGATTTTCTTGTACTCCTTGGTGCTTTCATGTGGGCTCTGCAAGTCATTATTGTAGACAAGTATTCTGTTGGAAGCGATCCACTTGTATTCACTTTCTTCGAGATGATTCCCGCACTATTATTTATTATACCAGATTATTTCACAGGAGTAACGCTACCTCCTCTAAACAGTTTGCTGCTCATAATATACCTTGGGCTAGTATGTAGTGATGCAGCATTCACTCTACAAGTATATGGGCAGAAATACATAGTACCATCCTACGCGGCAATAATATACTTGCTTGAACCAGTATTTGCATCAATATTCGCCTACATAGTTCTTGCGGAAACAATGGTTGCACTACAAGTAGTTGGAGCAGCACTGATACTGTCATCAATGTTTCTTGCGTCAACAGAAGAAATTATTGTAAAAAACAATACTAGTTAGAAACTTCGCCAAGGGATACGGGTTTCTTGTACCATCTAATGCTGATCTATATACGCGATAGCCTCTACTTCAAGGTCAGCATTCATAGGGAGGCTAGATACCTCTACTACAACTCTTGCTGGCGGGTTCTCTTTGAAATACTCCTTGTATACTTCATTGAATTCTTTGAACAACTTTATGTCCCTCAAGTACACAGTTACCTTTACGACATCATCGAGTGTTCCACCAGCAGCTTCAACAATAGCTTTTATGTTCTCGAGAACCCTCTTTACTTTATCACGGAAACTACCTTCAACAATCTTGCCTGTAGAAGGATCTATAGGTATTTGTCCTGCGATAAAAAGCCATTTGCCTGCAAGAACACCTTGACTATAGGGGCCAATGGGTTTAGGTGCTTTATCCGTGTACACGATCTTTTTAACCATACACAGGACACCTTCTAGGAAAAGCTTTTCAACGAAAACTATTTCTTCTTCGTGATACTTTTCAGTTTCTCTAAAACGTGTTTAGCCTCAACGTAAAAACTCCTTATCGTGCCGATTACTACTGTCTTGAAGTTTTTCCTATGCCGTATCTCGAATAGATAATATGTTATGAAGCTGAGTGCCGCTATGAAGAACAATATTTTCCCTACATCAACGGCTAGCCAAGAGGTTGTTGTATTGCTTGGTGGACTTGTTTCTCCTGTTTTCTTCAGTAATTGTATATAGTGTTTTGTGATATTGTAGATCGTATAGGGAGTGTACCCAGGGATTTCTGCTGTTGCATCGTAGTGTGGCTCGATCATGCTTCTTTCATGGTACTCGTTCCAACTATAAATAGCAATGATTTTTACTTCATTCTTGTGCTCTATAACCCACTCCCACTGTTTTATGTAAGCTTGGGCAACATACGTTGGGTCAACAAGCCTATCATCACAGCCTGTTCTATTACTGTATATACAGAATAGTCGGTCATCGAACCTAGGTGTCAAGGCTACATAGCCGTCTCTCCTTACCCTCAATTCCACGTCTTTAAGTGTAACCCATGGAGCCAAGTAGTCTGGCCACAAGTCCCAGTCCTGGTACCCTGCGTTATCAACGTCGTTCCCCACGATTCTTATCTCAAATCTATTGTCATTGGGTTTGTAGGTCATCCCTATGGGGTTGAATGCTAGTACAAGTGGTTTACCATTAAGCCTAAAGTACACGTTAGGATACTTCTCGACATAATTCTCCATGATGTAGTCTAGTGTGATGCTCCAGAAACTCTCATTATACCAGTCCGATCTCTCAGTATGGAGATAGGGTTCAACAAGTATAGCAGCTTTAACACTATAGTTCCCGTTACTGATTATACTAAACAGCTTCTGGGCAGCATGGTCTTCATAGCTTCTAGGGCCCCACCAGGATACAAACAATACATCGATACCAGCATCCTCGATCAATCCCAGCTGCCACTCGATAACACTAGTATTCATACTAGAGTAAAAGCCTATGACAGGCATATCACCGAAAAGTACGAGTGTATCATTACTATCACTCCAATGCCTGCCATCACTACCGTACCAAACATAGTAATACACAGCAACAACAGGCTCGCTGGATACATCACTATTTACAATACCAACATGCAATACAATGAAACCCAGCAGCATAACCCCAAGAATCCATTTATGCGTATCCACCACAAGCGACCCCAGTAGGTGAATAAACCTTAAACTATATAGAAGGTTTCTTAAAACAGAACACAAGGCGTGACTTTTTGATTATTCTAGTAGTACTATTGTTGATGAAAAGTGCGAAGATTACCTGGATTACTGAGAACTCCAGTCTTCTAGGGTGATGTTCCAGTATTTCCTATACTTGTCGTACTCTTTCCCGTCAATAAAGGGTATGGTATAGCGTTTTGCGTCGTAGGAAAGAACTGTGTACCTAGCGATTATGCTGCCTCCCAAGGTCTTAACGACATCAGATAAACTCTTCTCTACATCAGTAAGGTATTTTCCAGGCATAGCAAATGTAAGGAGGACACTGCCATCTGCAAGCAGGCTCCCTCCTGCAAACATTGGATACTCTAGGAACAAGCCTAACAATAGCCTAGCATCATTTTCCTTTAGGTCGGATACAATGGCTATAAGACCTAGATCGTTTAGTTTATACCATGGCATTCTTCTAACACACACTCCCTTGAATACTTTATGTGAATAAAAGAAATCGATGGCTTTCTTGACGTCTTTAGGTCTAACACCGAGTTTATTTGCTAGCTCATAGTGTGGATGGAATGGTTTCAACTCAAGTTCCTTAAGGATCTTCAAGTATAGACTTTTGAGGACAAGCTGTTTTTCTCGAGAGTTCATGTTAGCCGGGATAGGTGTAGCTGAGTCAAGTCTTTTTAGCAAAAGTCTAGCCCAGACGTTGGGCATAAGATCGCCTTCAACTCTATATACTGTGAATTTAGGCTGAGGATAAACATCAATAGATGATACATAAACGTCTCTAAACGACACGTTTATCCTAGAGAGAAACAGAGTATGGTTCAGCCCAAAGGGCATAAAGAAAACCATATATGTTCCTCTAGGAAGCATTCTTGCCTCAAGCCTTAGGAAAGGTATCCAGTCGTGTGTTATTTCGCTGTCTGAGAAAACAAAGACTTTCCTGAGAAAGATACGGCTTATATCAATACTCATCCTTAGCCTAAACCCTGCTTCTTCAACCTTCATGAGTCTCCTTTGGAAAACCTTATAGTCTATCCCGAGAATACTGCTTGCACGATAACCACATGGATAGTCTATCTTGTATAATGCTTCAAGGAATCTTGCTACACTATATTCGACAAATAAGTTCTGCATCCTGTGCTACCCACGCTTATTTATTTTGTGGGACTTCGCTACCGTTCTTCTTGTACTAGAATAGATAATCTCGTGTTAAAAAAGGAAAAGAAACACGGCGAGTAGAATGCATAAGATCCTTAATAGAGTACTCCTTTACTTTTCTGATAAGAGATTAGTCAAGCTTATTATACTCAGCATGCTAGTGGTCCTGAAAATATTTGGTTCAGAAATATCGCCGACAGGAGATCCCATTCCTGAAGCTGAAGACGGTAGTCTAGTATAGCTATACTGTAATCTTATTTGCGGACCTACTAAGCTCATGCTACAAAACTTTTTTGAATATAGTTCTCGTGATTGATTACCTGTCTTCCATAAAGAGTTTTCCTAAAGTAATATAGTCTCCTTCACGTACGTTATTTATTGGTTTTCGTGATACTAGTTTGATGTATTCGCGGGAGAAGTGTATCGAGACTCCGTGGAATACTTGGCCGGTTTCTTTGTCCACCAAAACAGTATCTCTTGTAGGAGCTTCATAGAGAGATGCATTGTATAATCCGAGATCAATTTCTCCTTTGTTTTTACCGGGGTTTATCATGGCTATGTATCCGTAGTGAGGATATCCTCCTTCTAGGAAGTATTGTGTCTTATCGTTTCCTGTGGATAATGGTGTAGGACCATATCCTATTGTCTTGCTTGGCTTTATGAGCACGTAGTACGTGTTTCTATGGGTAACAATGCCTTCGATACTATTGGTTGTTGGTACTTCCTTCCTTAAAGAAAGGATCTTTAGTCTGTAGGCACCACGTACTCTCAACGGGTCATGTAGGGGCCTTATCTCGATATGCATGTGTTTCTCAGACCACACGTACATGTAGCCCGATACAATTAATCTTCCAAGAGGGTCACCATAATAGATCTTCTCGCCAACACGAACCCTAGGCTCTACATGAAGGATCTTGGCGACAGTAAATGGGGTCAACTGCACTAGGATGAGAGGCTCCTTGTCAAGAGCATCACTCCTCTTTCTAGGGGCGTTAAACCACTTAATGAAGATAACTCTGCCTTCGTCGAAGGGGAATAACGGCTCGTCTTTTGGGTATATGTCTATAGCTGTTGAAAACTTGTGTGCAGGGTAAGGGCTATTATAAAAACTGAAGAAAAGTGCTTCGTCGAGAAACATGCTGATAAAATCTTTGTAGCTGGTGTATATGATGTTGGTTTTCATGGTACATCAGCCGTGGTTATGGCTAATATTTTGGCATTGCTTTAGTTTATGAAGAAACTATTTATTATTAGTAGCTACAGAATAATTTTATTGTGCCGGTGATTTGCATCGGCTCTTGTTTTCTCTATTTCTATTAGCGATTTTATTTATATTTCATGGAGGAGAAGTAGCTGTTGGCGATGATGGTGTCAGAATGTTTAAGAAAAAGCAGCTCCCACTCTTCTTTAAAGGAAGGTATATTACTTTTGGTGTACAGCAAGATAGGTGCTAACAATTAATCCAATTAACGCTATTATTGTTGTGTACATGAATGCTGTTTGTACACCTATATTCTCGTATAATAGACCTACAATATAGTATCCTGTTAGTGCTGTGAAACCATGGGTTCCATGCATGTACCCGTAGGCTTTTGCCCGTAGCTCTCTCGGTACATAGTAGCTTGTCAGTACTCTCATTAGGGTGTCGTTGAAGCCGTGGTATAGGCCGTAGAGTATGAAGTATAGGAGTCCCCAATAGTAGCTGTTCGTATATACTACTATGAGTGCTCCTAGTGCCTGTATTATGAAGGCCATGGGGTATAGTTTTGGGTGACCTATCTTGTCGCCGAGGAGTCCAACGGGATATGCTGTAGCGGCATAGACTATGTTTGCTAGTGTTAGGAGTAGTATGGCGTTCTCCTGGCTCCACCCGATCTCTGTAGCCCTGATCAAGAGGAATGCATGAGTATAACCAGCCAAACCTGTTAAGCCTAGTGCTGTGAGGAACATCCAAAACGATCTCGGTATACCTTGTATACTAGTAGCTTCACGTGTTTGCTTGGGTAATGTCTTTGGCCCTGTTATCTTGGGTTCTCTGACGAACAACCATAGTATGAGTACTGCAAGGAACCCAGGTATAAAACAGAACAAGAACACTCCCTTGAAACCAACAAGGGGTAGAAGAAGGAAGGCTAGGAAGGGACCTAGCACAGCGCCAACAGTATCCATGCTACGGTGGAACCCAAAGGCACGACCCCTGGTCTTACTTGATGCACTCATGGATAAGAGTACGTCTCTAGGAGAAGTCCTCACACCCTTCCCAACACGATCAACAGCTTTAACGACGAGTACGTGTAGCCAGTGGCTCGTAAAAGCAAGCAATGGCTTTGTGATAGTAGATAAACCGTAGCCGATAAGAGCAAGAACCTTGTACTTTCTTATCCTATCAGCAATCCAGCCGCTAAGAAGCTTAAACAAACTAGCCATAAACTCCCCAACACCCTCAATAAGGCCAAGAACATCCTTACCAAAACCAAGAACGGCAGTAACGTAAAAGGGGAGCACAGCATAAGCAGACTCGGTAGAAACATCAGTCAGCAAACTAGTAAAACTCATACCAAGAACATTACGGTTAAGATAACCTTTATCATCAATCTCTTTATTAACGTTCTTCAATCACAACCACCACTTTTCAGCATATACTAAACGCTCAGGACACCACTGTAAATTGCTCAGCTTCAAGAACTGTTTATAAATAAGTTTACAAAAACAATTATCCAGATGATGAAGCCTGCATCGGCGTAAAGAAGCTAGGGGATGCGCGGAATCTTCCCTGCGGCTGATTGACACTATTTGACAGTATGGCTGTTGTATATGTACTTATTTTTATGGAGGTAAGAAGAGTTCTTCATTACGTGACTATGTATTTCCTTAAGTTGCCTGGTTCGGGTATTGTTATTCCTGCTTTCCTCAAGACACTTACCGTCTTCTTGTGCTCTATGTCTAGAGTGTATCTATAGTTTCTTGTTGATTCTTTGAGTATTTGTACCGGTATACCCGTTTTTATGGAGTACCATTCCATTGCCTGGTCTGGTCTGCGGATGTATTCCTCGAGGCTCTCGCTATAGGTTTTCTTGACTAGGTCTATGTCTAGTTTTGTTAGTGTGCTTATTGCTAGTGTACAGCAATGCGGTATATCGAGGTCTTTGAGGCTTATGATCTCTTTGTAGCCCATTTTCTTTAGTTTTGTCGCGAGAGGCTCCCATATGGCGGCGTATTTTGCCCTACCACTAGCGATCATGTACATGATTTCCTCGCCTGAGCCACCATACATCTTGTTTTCCAGCGGGATCCCTTCCTCAGATAAAACCAGCGTGATCAATAGATCCATCGTTGAGGCCTTCGACGACACAGCCTTGTCATCTCTAGCCCACGGGTTTTCTATGACACTCGCGCCGCCAACAGCCCCACCCCCTATTATCCTCAGCCTGTTTGTCATTGAGGCATAGAGGAATTGTGTGACAAGAGGGCTTAAAACAAGATCAATCTTTCCAGTCACGGCGTCAAGTGTTGCATCGAGAGCATTAGAGTATACGATAACATCGAGCCAGTATCCTCGTTCCCTCAGTTTCTTAGCGAAATACGTTATAAAGGGGTATTCGCTTGACCACACTATACCAAGCTTAACTATATTTTCATGCTTCCCCGTGTGCTGAATAGGGTATACTATCTTTGTGATACCATGTTCTCTTATCTTCTTCACTATGCCT contains:
- a CDS encoding MarR family transcriptional regulator; amino-acid sequence: MTPREQKVKDRILELLRGHPEGLRQADIARALGVSRSYVSEVVNELLRKGIVKKIREHGITKIVYPIQHTGKHENIVKLGIVWSSEYPFITYFAKKLRERGYWLDVIVYSNALDATLDAVTGKIDLVLSPLVTQFLYASMTNRLRIIGGGAVGGASVIENPWARDDKAVSSKASTMDLLITLVLSEEGIPLENKMYGGSGEEIMYMIASGRAKYAAIWEPLATKLKKMGYKEIISLKDLDIPHCCTLAISTLTKLDIDLVKKTYSESLEEYIRRPDQAMEWYSIKTGIPVQILKESTRNYRYTLDIEHKKTVSVLRKAGITIPEPGNLRKYIVT